One Herbaspirillum rubrisubalbicans genomic window carries:
- the iscU gene encoding Fe-S cluster assembly scaffold IscU: protein MSYSEKVLDHYENPRNVGAFEKGDDTVGTGMVGAPACGDVMKLQIKVGADGVIQDAKFKTYGCGSAIASSSLVTEWVKGKTLDEALSIKNTQIAEELALPPVKIHCSILAEDAIKAAVQDYKAKHGEDQKAKAA, encoded by the coding sequence ATGTCTTATTCGGAAAAAGTACTCGACCACTATGAAAACCCCCGCAACGTCGGCGCCTTCGAAAAGGGCGATGACACCGTGGGGACCGGCATGGTCGGCGCGCCGGCCTGCGGCGACGTGATGAAGCTGCAGATCAAGGTCGGCGCCGATGGCGTGATCCAGGATGCCAAGTTCAAGACCTATGGCTGCGGTTCGGCCATTGCCTCTTCCTCGCTGGTGACCGAATGGGTCAAGGGCAAGACCCTGGACGAAGCGCTGTCCATCAAGAACACCCAGATCGCCGAAGAACTGGCGCTGCCGCCGGTGAAGATCCACTGCTCGATCCTGGCCGAAGACGCCATCAAGGCGGCGGTGCAGGACTACAAGGCCAAGCACGGCGAGGACCAGAAGGCCAAGGCCGCCTGA
- the hscB gene encoding Fe-S protein assembly co-chaperone HscB, which translates to MQNHYDLFQLPQRFAVDQKALEQAYHQVQSQAHPDKFAHASDAEKRVAMQWATRANEAYQTLKNPLKRARYLCELHGVDLQTESNTAMAPAFLMQQMEWREMLDDAKAGKDVDALERLNAELLAEKKAEIARIEALLDAADYAAAGQLVRQLMFLDKFGAEIGDAFALIEG; encoded by the coding sequence ATGCAAAACCACTACGACCTGTTCCAGTTGCCGCAACGCTTTGCCGTCGACCAGAAGGCGCTGGAGCAGGCATACCACCAGGTGCAGAGCCAAGCTCACCCGGACAAGTTCGCCCATGCCAGCGACGCCGAAAAGCGCGTGGCCATGCAATGGGCTACCCGCGCCAACGAGGCCTACCAGACGCTGAAGAATCCCCTGAAGCGCGCCCGGTACCTGTGCGAGCTGCATGGCGTGGACTTGCAGACCGAGTCCAATACCGCCATGGCCCCGGCCTTCCTGATGCAGCAGATGGAGTGGCGCGAAATGCTCGACGATGCCAAGGCCGGCAAGGATGTCGATGCGCTGGAACGCCTCAACGCCGAACTGCTGGCCGAGAAGAAAGCCGAGATCGCCCGCATCGAAGCGCTGCTCGATGCCGCCGATTACGCTGCGGCCGGACAACTGGTGCGCCAATTGATGTTCCTCGACAAGTTCGGTGCCGAGATCGGCGATGCCTTCGCCCTGATCGAAGGCTGA
- the iscA gene encoding iron-sulfur cluster assembly protein IscA → MAITLTEKAAKHISRYMERRGKGIGLRLGVRTTGCSGLAYKLEYVDEQAAEDTVFESHGVRVFVDPKSLPYIDGTELDFAREGLNEGFKFQNPNVKDECGCGESFRI, encoded by the coding sequence ATGGCAATCACGTTGACAGAGAAGGCAGCAAAACACATCAGCCGCTACATGGAGCGCCGTGGCAAGGGCATCGGCCTGCGCCTGGGCGTGCGTACCACCGGCTGCTCCGGCCTGGCCTACAAGCTGGAGTATGTGGATGAACAAGCGGCCGAAGACACCGTCTTCGAGTCGCATGGCGTGCGCGTCTTCGTCGATCCCAAGAGCCTGCCCTACATCGATGGCACTGAGCTGGACTTTGCCCGCGAAGGCTTGAACGAAGGGTTCAAGTTCCAGAATCCCAACGTCAAGGATGAGTGCGGTTGCGGCGAAAGCTTCCGCATCTGA